One genomic segment of Brevibacillus laterosporus LMG 15441 includes these proteins:
- a CDS encoding HAD family hydrolase produces MIKALVFDFDGTILDTEWTLYQSFKEIYDSYGVILPVDLWSQGVGSELVFDPFSHLEELIQTPIDRVATEDKWLNRHRELLQTTDLRPGVRDYLEAARNLGLKIGLASSSPRSWVDPHLKKYGIRDYFSCVLTKDDVLQVKPDPELYTKTLECLGVRPYEAIAVEDSVTGAKAAKAAGMYCMITPHELSRKHIFAEYDVRMESLAERQLEQVLEDFK; encoded by the coding sequence ATGATAAAAGCGCTAGTGTTTGATTTTGACGGAACCATCTTAGATACGGAATGGACATTATATCAATCATTTAAGGAAATCTATGATTCTTATGGTGTAATACTTCCTGTTGATCTATGGTCACAAGGGGTGGGAAGTGAGCTTGTATTTGATCCTTTTTCTCATTTAGAAGAGCTGATTCAAACTCCGATTGACCGAGTTGCAACAGAAGATAAATGGCTGAATCGTCACAGAGAATTGTTGCAGACAACAGATTTGCGCCCAGGTGTACGGGATTATTTAGAAGCAGCGCGTAATCTAGGGTTAAAAATTGGTCTTGCCTCTAGCTCTCCCCGTTCCTGGGTCGACCCTCACCTAAAGAAATATGGTATACGGGATTATTTTTCTTGTGTCTTAACCAAGGATGATGTGCTGCAGGTCAAACCTGACCCAGAGCTTTACACAAAAACGCTTGAGTGCCTAGGAGTAAGACCGTATGAAGCAATTGCCGTGGAGGATTCAGTCACCGGAGCGAAAGCTGCCAAAGCGGCTGGAATGTACTGTATGATTACACCGCATGAGCTATCTCGTAAGCATATTTTTGCAGAGTATGATGTGCGGATGGAATCTCTTGCGGAGAGACAGTTGGAGCAGGTGTTAGAAGATTTTAAATAA
- a CDS encoding DUF2621 domain-containing protein, with translation MNGLFSWFIVGWTIVLVGLFAIGGYFMFRKFLKSMPKQDGKSELDWQDHFIDQTSHMWDDDSLQLLNELVSPVPELFRPVARRTIAAKIGQLALDEKAEHMTTELIIRGYIIATPKRDHKFLIAHLKEKEIDFTPFQKYLQA, from the coding sequence GTGAACGGATTGTTTTCCTGGTTTATTGTCGGTTGGACTATTGTGCTAGTTGGTCTGTTTGCCATTGGTGGCTATTTTATGTTCCGAAAATTTCTAAAATCAATGCCTAAGCAGGATGGCAAATCGGAATTAGATTGGCAAGATCACTTTATTGATCAGACTAGTCATATGTGGGATGACGATAGCCTTCAGCTTTTAAACGAACTAGTTAGCCCTGTGCCTGAGTTGTTCCGTCCCGTTGCGAGACGTACCATTGCTGCTAAAATTGGACAGTTGGCACTAGATGAAAAAGCTGAGCATATGACAACAGAGCTAATCATTCGCGGATATATCATCGCAACGCCAAAACGTGATCATAAATTTTTGATTGCCCATTTAAAAGAAAAAGAAATTGACTTTACACCTTTTCAAAAATATTTACAAGCCTGA
- a CDS encoding tetratricopeptide repeat protein, protein MSDFIEFQNEDGQSMQLSREDFQNTIIPKYMELYWNENEKLREFAMELVRQEFPEQASKAADRLLELYGPIEPAMIFRSIVHMQIGEFPQAQKLLHETIDQYPESATAHLNLARLYAHGGEEHTAGLLLQKSLLIDPNQDNALEWLTTSFMEAGKKEELYQYLTELGNREGAWRPHYVLALVALKEGDLLTAMNMFKETLEKVNGHEEIVMNVTGELGQAGYVYQLIQISEQYWKPSFERPYAGFNYINALLQTDETKKAIDVLKELVEHTREEFKPAVQEYVDKLPQELLEAHQAEEKNPVATNGETKKSWWKIW, encoded by the coding sequence ATGTCAGATTTTATCGAATTTCAAAATGAAGATGGACAGAGTATGCAGTTATCCCGTGAGGATTTTCAAAATACAATAATTCCGAAGTATATGGAGCTTTACTGGAATGAGAATGAAAAATTACGAGAGTTCGCGATGGAGCTGGTGCGTCAGGAGTTTCCTGAGCAGGCTTCTAAAGCAGCGGATCGCTTATTGGAGTTATACGGTCCAATTGAACCAGCAATGATATTCCGTTCCATTGTACATATGCAAATAGGGGAATTTCCACAGGCTCAGAAGCTATTGCACGAAACGATTGATCAATACCCAGAATCAGCTACCGCTCATCTTAATCTAGCTCGCCTGTATGCTCATGGAGGCGAGGAGCATACGGCAGGATTACTTTTGCAAAAGTCATTGCTTATTGATCCAAACCAAGACAATGCATTAGAATGGCTGACTACCTCCTTTATGGAAGCAGGTAAGAAAGAGGAGCTATATCAATATTTAACCGAGCTTGGTAATCGCGAAGGTGCATGGCGTCCGCATTATGTGTTAGCCCTAGTCGCTTTAAAGGAAGGCGACCTGTTGACGGCTATGAATATGTTTAAAGAGACGCTAGAGAAAGTAAACGGTCATGAAGAAATTGTCATGAACGTGACAGGGGAACTTGGACAGGCAGGGTACGTTTATCAGCTTATCCAGATTAGCGAGCAATATTGGAAACCAAGCTTTGAACGTCCATATGCAGGCTTTAACTATATCAATGCGCTGTTACAAACAGATGAGACAAAAAAAGCGATTGATGTCTTAAAAGAATTAGTAGAACATACGCGTGAAGAATTTAAGCCAGCGGTACAAGAATATGTGGACAAATTGCCACAGGAACTTCTGGAAGCACACCAAGCCGAAGAGAAAAATCCAGTAGCCACCAATGGAGAAACGAAGAAGTCTTGGTGGAAAATTTGGTAA
- a CDS encoding nitroreductase family protein, with translation MTEAMQTLATLITSRRTVRQTENTPIPLETIYKILEQAAYAPFHSEVEPWAVKIASTEQEKKFFFQCVFNSYERIGIFESHTDEKKEKVRESYREYFEGTPISMLIATDVFDHEKKDFEAVGATCAFIQNIQLLCWEQNIGAVWRTNPYIFDAEFTKEIGFRSNQKIVGSLHLGYPQQVPKAKERRALDQWVSSIQVGAK, from the coding sequence ATGACAGAAGCAATGCAGACGTTGGCAACACTCATTACGTCCAGAAGAACTGTACGCCAAACCGAAAACACTCCCATTCCGCTGGAGACGATCTATAAAATTTTAGAGCAGGCAGCATATGCTCCTTTTCATAGCGAAGTAGAGCCTTGGGCAGTCAAAATTGCTTCCACTGAGCAAGAAAAAAAGTTTTTTTTCCAATGTGTCTTTAATAGCTACGAACGAATTGGGATTTTTGAATCTCATACGGATGAGAAAAAGGAAAAGGTGAGAGAGTCATATCGAGAATACTTTGAAGGTACACCGATTTCCATGCTGATAGCAACAGATGTATTTGATCATGAGAAAAAGGATTTTGAAGCAGTTGGGGCTACGTGTGCCTTTATTCAAAACATCCAATTGCTATGCTGGGAGCAGAACATTGGGGCTGTATGGCGGACCAATCCTTATATTTTTGACGCAGAATTTACAAAGGAAATCGGTTTTCGTTCTAACCAAAAAATTGTAGGTTCTCTTCATTTAGGCTATCCACAGCAGGTACCGAAAGCTAAAGAACGCCGAGCATTAGATCAATGGGTATCGAGTATTCAAGTAGGGGCGAAATAA
- a CDS encoding MarR family transcriptional regulator, whose amino-acid sequence MITQQIVGKLQKLLHQHEENLKQSRTGLLNSIRDLDRLTGELTLSELHVIACIGKQGQVNVTAISQEMDMTRGAISKISTKLLQRGYLVKKQRADNQKEVHFQLTPMGDEIFRLHEELHEQAERRIERFLQKYSSSELAFIDRLLSDAIAEHKNKQTE is encoded by the coding sequence ATGATTACACAACAAATTGTTGGGAAGCTGCAAAAGCTACTGCATCAACATGAAGAAAACCTGAAGCAAAGTCGTACTGGCTTATTGAACTCGATTCGAGATTTAGACAGGCTGACAGGAGAGCTGACTTTATCTGAACTGCATGTAATCGCTTGTATAGGAAAACAGGGTCAAGTAAATGTAACAGCTATTTCACAAGAGATGGATATGACTCGTGGAGCGATTTCTAAGATTAGTACGAAGCTTTTGCAAAGAGGTTATCTAGTAAAAAAACAAAGAGCTGATAATCAAAAAGAGGTACATTTTCAGTTAACACCGATGGGTGATGAAATTTTTCGTTTACATGAGGAGTTACATGAACAGGCAGAGAGGCGAATCGAGAGGTTTTTACAAAAATACTCCAGCTCTGAACTTGCTTTTATTGATCGTTTGCTCAGCGATGCCATTGCTGAACATAAAAACAAGCAGACAGAATAG
- a CDS encoding MFS transporter gives MKTKVILYTLAISALVGSLSQNIYTPILQQMQEQLHTSPYLINLSISVFTIALAVMQIVYGPLIDSIGRRAVLLPSLLLYVIASVGCAYAESIFGFLFYRVLQGIGVAAIPVIAATVIGDIFEGSHRAKAMSSYQMLLSLASVIGPLLGGFIGGQGGFTGIFTFLSVTGFVMFLASLVFVPETKPTKGIVRTFQLQAYGKVLVHPIGRLVLLLGFAQFYLFYSVLVFLPHVLQNTYGLSAQQTGLAFLPLSLCLMAGSFVSGRLKKKQQERTEKRLVFTCFLHLIAVVIFTLTANISIGWLLFSLSLYGFSGGYAMPIQSTLLTELFVAERATAIGFYNFIRYVGMAVGPIIGSFLYQGEQFVLTFGVGATGFAIVILFARNMIRIREKQLLQ, from the coding sequence ATGAAGACAAAAGTGATTTTGTATACATTAGCCATCAGCGCGTTAGTAGGATCGCTGTCTCAAAACATCTACACGCCGATCTTACAGCAAATGCAGGAGCAATTACATACATCACCGTACTTAATCAATCTAAGCATTTCTGTGTTCACCATCGCTCTAGCTGTCATGCAAATCGTGTATGGCCCCCTTATTGATAGTATCGGACGCAGGGCTGTGTTGCTCCCTAGTCTGCTTCTCTATGTGATAGCTTCTGTGGGATGCGCCTATGCCGAAAGCATATTTGGGTTTTTATTCTATCGTGTATTACAGGGAATCGGAGTAGCCGCAATTCCTGTGATAGCGGCTACGGTCATTGGGGATATATTTGAAGGATCGCATAGAGCTAAAGCTATGAGCAGCTATCAGATGCTTCTGTCCCTAGCATCGGTAATCGGGCCGTTATTAGGCGGATTTATTGGAGGACAGGGTGGATTTACGGGTATTTTCACCTTTTTAAGTGTAACGGGTTTCGTTATGTTTCTCGCTAGCTTAGTCTTTGTACCAGAAACGAAGCCAACAAAAGGAATCGTACGAACATTTCAACTACAGGCTTATGGAAAAGTACTTGTTCACCCGATTGGGCGGCTAGTACTGTTGCTTGGCTTTGCTCAGTTTTATTTGTTTTACAGTGTATTGGTGTTTTTACCACATGTGCTCCAGAACACATATGGGTTATCTGCTCAGCAAACAGGGCTTGCTTTTTTACCATTGTCCCTATGCTTGATGGCAGGGAGCTTTGTAAGTGGGAGATTGAAAAAGAAACAGCAGGAAAGAACTGAAAAAAGATTGGTGTTCACTTGCTTTTTACATCTGATAGCGGTCGTCATTTTTACACTAACCGCAAATATTTCTATAGGATGGCTCTTGTTTAGCTTATCTTTATACGGTTTTAGCGGCGGTTATGCCATGCCAATCCAAAGTACGCTGCTAACGGAGCTCTTTGTAGCAGAGCGAGCAACAGCGATTGGCTTCTACAATTTTATTCGTTATGTCGGCATGGCGGTAGGGCCGATTATCGGTAGCTTCTTGTATCAAGGGGAACAATTTGTTTTGACATTTGGAGTAGGAGCTACAGGATTTGCGATTGTCATTTTATTTGCAAGGAACATGATTAGAATACGTGAAAAACAGCTTTTGCAATAG
- a CDS encoding methyl-accepting chemotaxis protein produces MFFKSVQANELTAFVEESRKLRKMVEMNDFSTEFHPSTDNPEAKEFAENLNAILRTMQSFRENVAVRLELVTEAIEVGLWDMNVVAGDPVNPQNTFTWTNEFRKMLGYRDETDFPNVLHSWASKLHPDDHDEVLEAFEKHLLDHSGKTPYDVEYRLLLKNGEYRWFRATGATVRDANGVPLRVAGALFDIHDKKMKEQELESLVERYDLINRVLVEAPWDMTVVEGDVINPNNEFWWSPQFRRALGFKDETDFPNVMSSWSSRLHPEDEKRTLEAFANHLNDYSGKTPFDIDYRLRLKNGEYRWYHASGETIRSRTGIPLRVAGTIRDITLEKNKEQVVREMTSQMKHLSDSISDMVKGVNSITNQAQELAIAQDQSTEAANQAKGSADETKNISNFIKEIAEQTNLLGLNAAIEAARAGEQGRGFGIVADEVRKLAVHSANATVNIESSLNEMKELIETILLHIGKMSTLTQTQAALTEQVNSSMDEINKMSQSLVDFTKTL; encoded by the coding sequence ATGTTTTTTAAGTCAGTACAAGCTAACGAGCTTACTGCATTCGTAGAGGAAAGCCGGAAATTACGCAAAATGGTTGAAATGAATGACTTTTCCACTGAGTTTCATCCGTCTACAGATAACCCAGAAGCAAAGGAATTTGCTGAAAATCTGAATGCGATTCTAAGAACGATGCAAAGCTTTAGAGAAAATGTAGCCGTTCGACTTGAATTAGTAACGGAAGCCATTGAAGTGGGCTTATGGGATATGAATGTGGTAGCCGGTGATCCTGTAAATCCTCAGAATACGTTTACCTGGACGAATGAATTCCGCAAAATGCTGGGCTATCGGGATGAAACTGATTTTCCTAACGTGCTTCATAGCTGGGCATCAAAACTGCATCCAGATGATCATGATGAGGTTCTAGAAGCTTTTGAAAAGCATCTATTGGATCACTCAGGAAAGACTCCTTATGATGTGGAGTATCGTTTATTATTAAAAAACGGTGAATATCGCTGGTTCCGAGCTACTGGGGCAACGGTTCGAGATGCTAATGGCGTTCCTTTACGGGTCGCAGGTGCCTTATTCGATATACACGATAAGAAAATGAAAGAACAAGAATTAGAATCCTTGGTAGAACGGTATGATCTTATCAATCGTGTTCTAGTGGAAGCTCCTTGGGATATGACCGTTGTTGAGGGCGATGTCATTAATCCCAATAATGAATTTTGGTGGTCGCCTCAATTTCGAAGAGCTCTTGGATTTAAAGATGAAACAGATTTCCCAAATGTGATGAGTAGCTGGAGCAGCAGACTTCACCCAGAGGATGAAAAACGAACATTAGAAGCCTTTGCTAATCACTTGAATGATTATAGCGGGAAAACTCCATTTGATATTGATTATCGACTACGCTTAAAAAATGGTGAATATCGTTGGTATCATGCTAGTGGTGAAACGATTCGAAGTCGCACTGGTATTCCATTGCGAGTAGCTGGGACCATACGGGATATTACCCTTGAGAAAAATAAAGAGCAGGTCGTACGTGAAATGACCTCTCAAATGAAGCATCTGTCAGACTCGATTAGCGATATGGTGAAAGGTGTTAATTCAATAACGAATCAAGCTCAGGAGCTTGCTATTGCGCAGGATCAATCAACTGAAGCGGCCAATCAAGCGAAGGGCAGTGCAGATGAAACCAAAAATATTTCAAATTTTATTAAAGAAATTGCCGAGCAGACGAATTTGTTAGGCTTAAATGCAGCCATCGAAGCAGCACGTGCAGGTGAGCAGGGGCGAGGTTTTGGGATTGTCGCAGACGAGGTAAGAAAGCTAGCTGTACATAGCGCAAATGCTACTGTAAACATTGAAAGCAGTTTGAATGAAATGAAGGAACTCATTGAAACCATTCTATTGCATATTGGAAAAATGAGTACTCTTACACAGACACAGGCGGCCTTGACAGAGCAAGTAAACTCATCAATGGATGAGATTAATAAAATGTCGCAGTCCCTAGTAGATTTTACGAAAACATTATAA
- a CDS encoding MFS transporter, whose translation MKKLNPLLIMMLALGVFGIITTEMGIVGVLPQITQKFNITTSQAGLLVSIFALVVAISGPFLTLLASGINRKVILLTAVLMFMISNMVYAYTTSFKMMLAFRILPAIFHPIFFSVALVTAAKLVPLEKSGHAITKVFAGITVGFAFGIPLTSFLAEQFSLEAAFLLGAIVSAIAFAGIFFWLPSMPVKEKMSYGKQISILRKPGLWVNIATVICIFAAMFTVYSYFAEYLGQVTHMNGSWISFMLMLFGLIMIFGNFLFGSSLQKNMRKTVISFPLLYIVIYVLAYYFGSSFIPMAAVVFFWGIIHSGGLIVSQTWLMTEAKESPEFGNSLFVSFSNLGITLGTSIGGWFISQLGIHQLIWSGITFALLAFFFIMIKIKILSSATEEIDVASPPHPMKN comes from the coding sequence ATGAAAAAGCTTAACCCTCTTCTTATCATGATGCTAGCTTTAGGTGTATTTGGTATTATTACCACTGAAATGGGGATTGTAGGGGTTCTCCCTCAGATCACACAAAAATTTAACATAACAACTTCACAAGCTGGACTACTTGTAAGTATCTTTGCTTTAGTCGTTGCTATTTCAGGTCCATTTCTGACATTGCTTGCTTCTGGCATCAATCGAAAAGTAATTCTGTTAACCGCAGTCCTTATGTTCATGATTTCAAATATGGTTTACGCTTATACAACTAGTTTCAAGATGATGCTAGCTTTCCGTATTCTGCCTGCTATTTTTCATCCCATCTTTTTTTCAGTGGCTCTCGTAACTGCTGCCAAACTTGTCCCTTTAGAAAAAAGCGGGCATGCAATTACAAAGGTTTTTGCTGGGATAACTGTCGGATTTGCCTTTGGTATACCTTTAACTTCTTTTCTCGCCGAGCAGTTCTCGTTAGAGGCCGCTTTTCTGCTTGGGGCTATTGTAAGCGCGATTGCTTTTGCAGGAATTTTTTTTTGGCTCCCCTCCATGCCTGTTAAAGAAAAGATGTCTTATGGAAAGCAGATTAGCATATTACGTAAACCAGGACTATGGGTAAATATCGCCACAGTTATATGCATCTTTGCAGCTATGTTTACTGTATATAGCTATTTTGCTGAATATCTGGGGCAGGTAACACACATGAACGGCTCATGGATTAGTTTCATGTTGATGCTGTTTGGCCTCATTATGATTTTTGGCAATTTTTTATTCGGGTCTTCCTTACAAAAAAACATGAGGAAGACAGTGATATCGTTTCCTCTTCTCTATATAGTAATTTACGTACTTGCTTACTATTTTGGTTCTTCTTTCATTCCAATGGCGGCTGTCGTATTCTTTTGGGGAATCATACATTCTGGAGGGCTAATCGTCAGCCAAACATGGCTCATGACTGAGGCAAAAGAATCTCCTGAATTTGGCAACAGTTTATTTGTCTCATTCTCCAATCTTGGAATTACGTTGGGAACTTCTATTGGTGGCTGGTTTATCTCTCAACTGGGCATACATCAGCTCATTTGGAGCGGAATTACATTTGCCTTGCTTGCTTTCTTCTTCATCATGATAAAAATAAAGATATTGAGTTCTGCTACAGAGGAAATAGATGTGGCAAGCCCACCTCACCCAATGAAAAACTGA
- a CDS encoding ArsR/SmtB family transcription factor encodes MEPSLIYKALTNETRRQILLWLKNPGEFFDERPYLQQGLSFQIGVCVGDIQTKSGLAQSVISSYLLTMQKAGLLESERIGKWTYYRRNEKTIREFAEYVQQEL; translated from the coding sequence ATGGAACCTTCATTGATTTATAAAGCACTGACTAACGAGACTCGTCGACAAATCTTACTATGGTTAAAAAATCCAGGGGAATTCTTTGATGAAAGACCTTATTTACAACAAGGACTGAGTTTTCAAATTGGTGTATGTGTGGGCGATATCCAAACAAAATCTGGTTTAGCCCAATCAGTCATTTCTAGTTACTTGTTAACCATGCAAAAAGCTGGGTTGTTGGAATCAGAACGAATCGGAAAATGGACGTATTATCGACGAAACGAAAAGACCATTCGGGAATTTGCCGAGTATGTCCAACAAGAACTATAA
- a CDS encoding ABC transporter permease has protein sequence MEQINIDHIHQQYKHGVTRTKWLVFLTQLLILFVFLGTWELAAFFKWIDVLLFSSPSRIWSLFIEKMADMSLLMHTSVTVLETIIGFLLGTLLGTLLAIMIWWSPFLSRVLEPYLIIANSMPKVALGPLFIVGLGPGVISIIATTLSVSIIITAITIYSGFREVNPNYLKVMQTFGASKSQMFAKVIFPATMPTIISSLKVNVGLSWIGVVVGEFLVAQKGLGYLIIYGFQVFNFSLVMVSLFVIALVAALMYQGVSYLEKRLTSQFK, from the coding sequence ATGGAGCAAATTAACATTGATCATATTCATCAGCAGTATAAACATGGCGTCACACGTACAAAATGGTTAGTTTTTCTCACCCAGCTTCTCATCTTATTTGTTTTTTTAGGCACATGGGAATTGGCTGCTTTCTTCAAATGGATTGATGTCCTATTGTTTAGCTCACCTAGCCGAATCTGGAGTTTGTTTATCGAAAAGATGGCTGATATGAGCTTGTTGATGCATACCAGCGTAACCGTCCTTGAAACGATCATTGGCTTCTTACTCGGAACTCTCCTTGGTACCTTACTGGCTATTATGATTTGGTGGTCCCCATTTTTATCGCGCGTGCTAGAGCCCTATTTAATTATCGCAAATAGCATGCCTAAAGTAGCATTGGGTCCTCTGTTCATTGTAGGTTTAGGTCCCGGAGTCATCTCCATAATTGCCACGACCCTCTCCGTTTCGATTATTATTACCGCCATCACGATCTATTCCGGCTTCCGTGAGGTTAATCCTAACTATCTGAAGGTCATGCAGACCTTTGGTGCAAGCAAAAGTCAGATGTTTGCCAAGGTGATATTTCCTGCCACAATGCCAACGATTATTTCATCCTTAAAGGTAAATGTCGGACTTTCTTGGATAGGTGTTGTTGTTGGAGAATTTCTAGTTGCTCAAAAAGGCTTAGGCTATCTCATTATTTATGGCTTTCAGGTATTTAATTTTTCCCTGGTCATGGTGTCTCTCTTTGTCATTGCTCTCGTCGCGGCTTTGATGTACCAAGGTGTCAGTTACCTAGAGAAGAGGCTTACCAGCCAGTTTAAATAG
- a CDS encoding ABC transporter ATP-binding protein, whose amino-acid sequence MPPSPQAKIEVNNVTHLYVTPRNAFMAVNNISLHVEEGEFVCLVGPSGCGKTTLLSLIAGLEKPTAGQIYVDGSQLTGTTRKVGYMLQQDYLFNWRTIEENVFLGLEVQGIRSKANEEYALHLLEEMELIHFRKASPQQLSGGMRQRVALVRTLACQPEILLLDEPFSALDHQTKLKLEDLIIKTLRRHKKTAILVTHDLQEAVAMGDRIYILDRNPGRIRSEMKIPELIRQALPFQARQLTGFSDLYNHVWREMEGSSDGAN is encoded by the coding sequence ATGCCCCCTTCTCCTCAGGCAAAAATTGAGGTAAATAATGTCACCCATCTATACGTAACACCACGCAATGCATTTATGGCAGTAAACAACATTTCCTTGCATGTGGAGGAAGGTGAGTTCGTCTGTTTAGTAGGCCCTAGTGGTTGCGGAAAAACCACCTTGCTTTCACTCATAGCAGGACTCGAAAAGCCTACAGCAGGTCAAATATACGTAGACGGGAGTCAGCTAACAGGAACGACTCGTAAGGTTGGCTATATGCTTCAGCAGGATTACTTATTTAACTGGCGCACCATAGAAGAGAATGTGTTTCTGGGATTAGAAGTGCAGGGAATCCGCAGCAAAGCAAATGAAGAATACGCATTGCATTTACTGGAAGAAATGGAGCTGATTCATTTTCGCAAAGCTTCTCCACAGCAATTGTCTGGCGGAATGAGACAGCGTGTAGCCTTGGTCCGAACGCTTGCCTGTCAACCAGAAATCCTACTTCTCGATGAACCCTTCTCCGCTCTGGATCATCAGACGAAGCTTAAGCTGGAAGACCTTATTATCAAAACCTTGCGTCGTCACAAAAAAACTGCTATTTTAGTCACCCATGATTTACAAGAAGCTGTAGCTATGGGGGACCGAATCTACATATTAGATCGAAATCCGGGACGCATTCGTTCAGAAATGAAGATACCAGAGTTAATCCGTCAGGCGTTGCCGTTCCAAGCTCGACAATTGACTGGCTTCTCCGATCTGTATAACCACGTGTGGAGAGAGATGGAGGGAAGTTCTGATGGAGCAAATTAA
- a CDS encoding recombinase family protein, with translation MKKVIITRVAIYVRVSTDEQAKEGFSIPAQRERLRAFCKSQGWEIVEEYIEEGWSAKDIQRPQMQRLLKDIKKGTLDMVLVYRLDRLTRSVLDLYLLLQLFEKHDVAFRSATEIYDTSTAMGRLFITLVAALAQWERENLAERVKFGIEQMIDEGKKPGGHSPFGYHFDKDFTCTIIEQEAKTVEKIYQWYVEGFGYRSIAKHLNEMDVRPRIAKRWNHISVRDILLNDMYIGVYRWGNKIVLDNHPPIISKQLFAKAKKTMEEKSGQSPRKGKFPLTGILRCGHCEEHNMQGFYDHRDQKTYYRCLGCNRMTHDQRILDPLLGEIDRLITSKEYFVEKVENQREVELDLDKIRNEIAKIQTQKEKWYDVFMNDSNPIPKETLFEKINTLNHKENELQELINAYDVEEETPEEKCHKIKKMINIREQYRLADVFRKKELLHSLFEKVIIYRERGRNKKIRIEYSMR, from the coding sequence ATGAAAAAAGTCATAATCACAAGAGTAGCGATTTATGTACGTGTTTCAACAGATGAACAAGCAAAAGAAGGCTTCTCCATCCCAGCTCAACGTGAACGACTCCGAGCATTTTGCAAAAGCCAAGGCTGGGAAATCGTAGAGGAATATATCGAAGAAGGATGGTCAGCAAAAGATATTCAAAGGCCACAAATGCAACGCCTTTTAAAGGATATCAAAAAAGGAACCCTTGATATGGTTCTAGTGTACCGTTTGGATCGACTTACTCGTTCTGTTCTCGATCTTTACTTACTGCTGCAGCTATTTGAAAAACATGATGTCGCTTTCAGATCAGCTACTGAAATATATGACACCTCAACAGCTATGGGGCGCCTATTCATTACACTTGTTGCGGCTCTGGCACAGTGGGAAAGGGAGAACTTAGCAGAGCGTGTGAAATTCGGCATTGAACAGATGATTGATGAGGGCAAGAAACCTGGAGGGCACTCCCCATTTGGTTATCACTTCGATAAGGATTTTACATGTACAATCATTGAGCAGGAAGCAAAGACAGTAGAAAAGATATACCAATGGTACGTGGAAGGTTTTGGGTATCGGTCGATTGCTAAACACCTTAATGAAATGGATGTTCGTCCACGTATCGCTAAACGTTGGAACCATATTTCCGTTCGGGATATTCTGTTGAACGACATGTACATAGGCGTATATCGATGGGGTAATAAAATTGTGCTGGATAACCATCCTCCCATCATCTCAAAACAATTGTTCGCCAAGGCCAAAAAGACAATGGAGGAAAAGTCCGGTCAATCGCCAAGGAAAGGAAAGTTCCCTTTGACAGGGATACTACGTTGCGGGCACTGTGAGGAACACAATATGCAAGGGTTCTACGATCATCGCGATCAAAAGACGTATTATCGTTGTCTGGGCTGTAACCGCATGACCCATGATCAGAGAATATTAGACCCTCTCCTCGGCGAGATCGATAGATTGATTACATCAAAAGAGTATTTCGTAGAAAAGGTCGAAAATCAAAGAGAAGTCGAATTAGATTTAGATAAAATCAGGAATGAGATAGCAAAAATCCAAACACAAAAAGAAAAGTGGTACGATGTGTTCATGAACGACAGCAATCCTATTCCAAAGGAAACACTTTTTGAAAAGATCAACACTTTGAACCATAAGGAAAATGAACTGCAAGAACTCATCAATGCTTATGATGTGGAAGAGGAAACCCCAGAGGAAAAATGTCACAAAATTAAAAAAATGATCAATATCAGAGAACAGTATCGTTTAGCAGACGTATTTCGCAAAAAAGAGCTGCTTCATAGTTTATTTGAAAAAGTTATTATTTACCGAGAACGCGGGAGAAACAAGAAAATTCGCATTGAATATTCTATGCGTTAA